One genomic region from Amycolatopsis sp. FBCC-B4732 encodes:
- a CDS encoding STAS domain-containing protein gives MTIDEHHRAAGTELPAHRLPSPRAPADGLTGRTPDAIVVEVTGDIDLCTVPRLEATLEEHLRACPGVLRVDLGEVHFLGAAGLRALERAAEQAAEAGVHLVFDPGRSHAAIRALELLDRLQG, from the coding sequence ATGACCATTGACGAGCACCACCGCGCGGCGGGAACCGAACTGCCGGCGCACCGGCTGCCATCGCCGCGCGCTCCCGCCGACGGACTCACCGGCCGCACCCCCGACGCGATCGTCGTGGAGGTGACGGGCGACATCGACCTCTGCACGGTGCCCCGCCTGGAAGCCACGCTCGAGGAGCACCTCCGCGCGTGCCCCGGGGTGCTGCGCGTCGACCTGGGTGAGGTGCACTTCCTCGGCGCCGCCGGGCTTCGCGCGTTGGAGAGGGCGGCGGAGCAAGCCGCCGAAGCCGGCGTGCACCTCGTCTTCGACCCCGGCCGCTCCCACGCGGCGATCCGCGCGCTCGAACTGCTCGACCGCCTGCAGGGTTAG
- a CDS encoding glutamate--cysteine ligase, whose translation MADGPPTMGVEEEFLLVNPRTGHASPCAEQVLARHRHHGPLPDGARVHRELRLTQIEAATGVCTTADELRYQLTGARRVLAGAAAAEDCALLATGTPIGPGPATPPPASEGRYADIDDAYGAVVADYEACGCHVHVGVPDPDTAVAVVNHVGRWLPTLLALSANSPFDHGRDTGYHSWRVVLQSRFPGFGVAPHARDHAEYRRTVGTLVECGALVDPDQTFWLARPSGRFPTVEFRVADTALTVDHAVLQALLSRALVQRALADLGRGREAEPLSPQVAAAAVWAAARHGLTGQLVDVAGRTRRPAWALVEQLLAHVREPLADSGDLAEVQALVAVLRADGTGSVRQRAVAGRGGPEVAVGWLTALTVPPALGTLRTG comes from the coding sequence ATGGCCGACGGCCCGCCCACGATGGGCGTCGAAGAAGAGTTCCTGCTCGTCAACCCGCGCACCGGACACGCGTCGCCGTGCGCGGAACAGGTGCTGGCCCGCCACCGCCACCACGGCCCGCTGCCCGACGGGGCCCGGGTGCACCGCGAGCTGCGGCTCACCCAGATCGAGGCCGCCACCGGCGTCTGCACCACCGCGGACGAGCTGCGGTACCAGCTGACGGGCGCCCGGCGGGTGCTGGCCGGGGCCGCCGCGGCCGAAGACTGCGCGCTCCTGGCCACCGGGACCCCGATCGGGCCCGGCCCCGCCACGCCGCCGCCCGCGAGCGAGGGCCGCTACGCCGACATCGATGACGCCTACGGTGCGGTGGTCGCCGACTACGAAGCCTGCGGGTGCCACGTCCACGTCGGGGTGCCCGATCCCGACACCGCGGTCGCGGTCGTCAACCACGTCGGCCGGTGGCTGCCCACGCTGCTCGCGCTCTCCGCCAACTCGCCGTTCGACCACGGGCGCGACACGGGTTACCACAGCTGGCGGGTGGTCCTGCAGTCCCGCTTCCCCGGCTTCGGCGTCGCGCCGCACGCGCGTGACCACGCCGAGTACCGCCGGACCGTCGGCACGCTCGTCGAATGCGGGGCGCTCGTCGACCCGGACCAGACGTTCTGGCTGGCCCGCCCGTCCGGCCGGTTCCCGACCGTGGAGTTCCGGGTCGCCGACACCGCGCTGACCGTCGATCACGCCGTGCTGCAGGCCCTGCTGAGCCGCGCGCTGGTGCAGCGCGCGCTGGCCGACCTCGGCCGCGGGCGCGAAGCGGAACCGCTGTCGCCGCAGGTGGCCGCGGCCGCGGTGTGGGCCGCGGCGCGCCACGGTCTCACCGGGCAGCTCGTCGACGTCGCCGGGCGGACGCGCCGGCCCGCGTGGGCGCTGGTCGAGCAGCTGCTGGCGCACGTCCGGGAGCCCCTGGCCGACAGCGGCGACCTGGCCGAGGTCCAGGCGCTCGTCGCGGTGCTGCGCGCCGACGGCACCGGGTCGGTGCGGCAACGCGCGGTGGCCGGACGCGGCGGCCCGGAGGTCGCGGTCGGGTGGCTCACCGCGCTGACCGTCCCGCCCGCGCTTGGAACGCTGCGCACGGGGTAG
- a CDS encoding iron-containing redox enzyme family protein: protein MTTTTTTTAATLPSARGPLSESVLGTLLREQPRADLGFDALVAADPLGDDVQLALHLCYELHYQGLPGVSADWEWDPELLRLRGALEARFLAALRENVPGGEDVAAELDALLVEPVDAEGVSHFLRDHGDWTQVKEYFLHRSVYHHKEADPHAWVIPRLRGRAKAALVAVEFDEFGGGRAELMHARLYTDLLRAAGLPDGYLELIDHAPAAMLAVVNMMSLFGLHRSLRGALCGHFAAAEITTGPSAHRMDQALRRLGAPEACRFFYTEHIEADAVHEQVMRHDVLGDLLTQEPELAADVVFGIQATEFLEGRFGAHLLESWRAGKSSLRVPLA from the coding sequence ATGACGACCACCACCACCACCACGGCGGCCACCCTGCCCTCCGCCCGCGGCCCGCTCTCGGAATCGGTGCTGGGGACCCTGCTGCGCGAACAGCCGCGCGCGGACCTCGGCTTCGACGCGCTCGTGGCCGCCGACCCGCTCGGCGACGACGTCCAGCTGGCCCTGCACCTGTGCTACGAACTGCACTACCAGGGCCTGCCCGGGGTGTCGGCCGACTGGGAATGGGACCCCGAGCTGCTGCGCCTGCGCGGCGCGCTGGAGGCCCGCTTCCTCGCCGCCCTGCGCGAAAACGTGCCGGGCGGCGAGGACGTCGCCGCCGAACTCGACGCCCTGCTGGTCGAGCCGGTCGACGCGGAAGGCGTTTCGCACTTCCTCCGCGACCACGGTGACTGGACGCAGGTGAAGGAGTACTTCCTCCACCGTTCGGTCTACCACCACAAGGAAGCCGACCCGCACGCATGGGTGATCCCGCGCCTGCGCGGCCGGGCCAAGGCCGCCCTGGTGGCGGTGGAGTTCGACGAGTTCGGCGGCGGCCGCGCGGAACTGATGCACGCGCGGCTGTACACGGACCTGCTGCGCGCGGCCGGTCTCCCGGACGGCTACCTGGAGCTCATCGACCACGCCCCCGCCGCGATGCTGGCCGTGGTCAACATGATGTCGCTGTTCGGCTTGCACCGCTCGTTGCGCGGCGCGCTGTGCGGGCACTTCGCCGCGGCCGAGATCACCACCGGGCCGTCCGCGCACCGGATGGACCAGGCCCTGCGCCGCCTCGGCGCCCCGGAAGCATGCCGCTTCTTCTACACCGAGCACATCGAAGCCGACGCGGTCCACGAACAGGTGATGCGCCACGACGTCCTCGGCGACCTGCTCACCCAGGAACCCGAACTGGCCGCCGACGTCGTGTTCGGCATCCAGGCCACGGAGTTCCTCGAGGGCCGGTTCGGGGCGCACCTCCTGGAGTCCTGGCGGGCGGGGAAGTCTTCCCTGCGGGTCCCGCTGGCCTGA